The DNA sequence ACGGCAGCCGGGAGCGGGGCGATATCACCCGCTGTTATCTGCCGCACGAGACTGGCGAAACTGTCGGATGAAAAGGGACGACGCAGACACGCCATCTCGTAAAAGACACAACCGAGTGACCAAACATCCGACGGATAACTGTACGGCATACCTAAAAGTAACTCCGGTGACAACCAAATGGGTGACCCAACGAAAGTGGTCGTGAGAGATGCGGATCCCGACATGGCCTTAGAGGATCCAAAGTCGCCCAAGTATAGCTCCGATGCATCGGCGTTCACAAATACATTCCCGGGTTTGACGTCCCTGTGCATGATACTCAGCCCGTGGCAACACTTCAGTGCCGATATGAGCTGCTGGAAACCACGGAGAAGCGCAAGATGGGGAAGGGCCTTCTTCCGCCGCGCAAGGCGCTCCAGATGAGACTCCAGATCACCGCCCTCCGCATACTGCAGCACAACGTAAAGCCCGCCGTCGTGAACAAAAGACTCCAAGTATGGAATAATGTTAGGGTGCCGCGCCCGCATGGACACATTTACCTCCTGCATCCCCTGTGTTCCATCAGCCAAACGTTTAATAACGACGCGCTTCGTCTCATTTTGTTTGTCAACCGCGAGATATGCACCACTCGTGCCCCCTAGCTGCCGTATAACGGTGTAGTGATCcatccccattttttttgtttcgcacCCGTATCTACGGCTATCTTCGAAACAATCTTCCTACACGCTTTACCTCGTGCTGTATTATTTGCCCAGGCAAGAATATCTctactttccctccctccgaATTGTACTCCGTTTGTTCGCAGTCGTGCCTTCGGGGTGTTTCCGAGGTAAGCGTGGTGTgtatttaaataaataaataaatatatatatatttgtcttCGTATGTTTCCCCCGGTTGCTCCTCTCTTTGAGAGGTTGACGCCGCTTTCGGTACGGCAGCGAACAAAAGAggtttcgtttcttctcctGGTTCCACCCCTCGTTGCTTCTCCGCACCTGCAGCAAACAAAGGGCAAACCCTAAGCAcaatgaaagcaaaaaacaacaacagaaaagaagggaggggaaaaggaagcagtGAAACATGGCGCAGGAACTGAAATAAAATGATCACCTAATGAAAAAGGGGATATGCGCGCAAGAAAAAGCCATCTAACTCTATCCACAAGGGTGAAACACGATCTACCTACCGGGGCCTTACACAAagtgaagaagcaaaagcGTTACGCAAGTAAGAAAGCCCAGAGCAGTAACCACAGCcgagggaggggaaggaacccttcccttccctctgtTGCTTACCTTTAATACACTCTCATCTCCACAAGTGGGACTCAGTGGTGGGAGAATGTGTGAATTCGCGGTTCTCGCGCTGATCTAGCGTTGTTCCACCCTTTTCACCCATTCTAATACTGTCTCTTCGATTTCCTCGTCATACTTCTAGGCGTTAGTCGTTTAACCAGCCATCATcgccatttttcttctttttgataTCTTGACTTCTCTTCAACTGGGGTCACCAATGAGTAAAATACTCTCACTTGCGGTTTCCTCAAGTCCCCCTCGTTCCACCTCCCCCAAGCACGGTAAGGTAACGTCAGGTAACTGCATCTCGAACTGCTCGTGGCGCCGCTTGGCATTTAAGCGCACCTTTTCTACATTTCTCTCTAGTGCAAGAATTTCCctgtctttttcttccagcaTCATCTTAACGCGCGTAAGTTCCTCACGCGCCTGGCTCACCTTCCCGACTGTGGCCTGTCGTTGCGCTACTTCCTGCTGGAGTTTCCCAATGCTCTCCGCGTAATCTTTTTGAACGTTGGTCAGacgttcctcttcctttagAAGTGAATCCAAGAGCTCCTTTTGCCCCAATTCGCACCTTCTCTTTTCACTGATTTTGGCCTCCTGTGAGGCTTTCTTCTGGGTGAACTCATCGATTAAACGTTGCAGGTCTTGCTGCCTCTGCCTGAGCTGGCCGGAGAGGGACTCTGCCCTTCGGCGAAGATCCTCGACAATTCGGCGACGAAGTTGCACCGTGTTCATCTTTTCAGAGATTGCGGCGGAGCGTGTTTGGTAGTCGCCCGCCATGGGGGCACTCGCCATCATGATTTACTCACCTGTGATGTGGTAGCTTTGCGGAGGGGTGGTTTTCCTTTAATGCCAAAGGTAGGTATACGTGTGGGTCTTTAGAGGGTGAAACTGGCGTGGGCAACGACAGGAACGAGGGTATCGAAGAAGAGAACatgcatcttttttttaaaaaaggaacaagcgTGCAGCAGGAACAGCCACGGAGGACGATGGATGATAATTAGCAGCGACCGCAAGGGAAACTCTATAGAATATATTTcttaagaaggaaaaagatgcAAACGCATTTCTGTatatgcagcaaaagcaacagtTTCTTGAGCGCTTACACTGTGAGATTGTCCACTCCTTTCTCACAGGCAGCTACACGTACGCGATTAGCCGTTCTCTTATGTTGTGAAACCCGCTATTGTGGTTGTGAGAACaaacgaaggggaaaggaaaaaatccGCTGCCGCTCATGCTGGTCCCGCCACGGCAGTTCCCTCGAGAAGGCGGTCAATTACAACGACCTCCTCCACGTCCGGAAGCACGTGCCACTGAGCGCGATCAGGCACCATCTGCATCACCAGCACCGCATCACGTTCCGCCACATCCACGCACCTGTAATAATTGTAGACGTTGTGCGTTACCTCGAGTCCGAGTGCCTTCACGGCCACGTCCCACCGGAGCTGCCGTCGAGCCAACAGCGAAGCCTCAAGACCACCCGGTGGGCGGGCTGATGATGTGTCTTCGCCTCCACCAACACTTGGTGTCCTATTGAGGTTACAATTATTTGCTTCGCTGTGTCGCGGGCTTGGGTACTTTGAATGCATTTGAGAGAGCTGCCGCGGCGACCGCCTTTCCACCGTGTGTTGTGTCGGGAGAGCCGGCAACCATGAGCTAGTGCGGCCATCACCCTCTGTGTGATGCTTGTTTTCATTCACACTGCCTCCGTTAAGTGTACTACCATTTGTGCCCAGGCGGCGTCTCTGTACGGCGGCGTCACGCCGCTGTTTCAAGGCACGCATCTCATTTTGCACTAGTTGACGATACCACGCAACTTCTTCCTCAATTTGAGCTATTGGCTTATGTCGCATGTCCTCCACGTTACTGACACTTCTCGCACCCCGGCGTCCCTCGTCTGCACGTTCAAAGTCCATCCCAAACGATACGTTGCTCCCGCCGTTACACGAAAATGCACGTGGGGGCATCGCTGCAGTTGACTCACACGTCGCCGTTGGTGTGGCAGGAAAAAATCTTGGCGGCGTGAGGCGGCCAAGGCTGGCAGTTGCACGCGCCTCGGCCTGCACTCGCTCCTGCGAGGGCGGGAGCGCCGGATGCCCCTCACGTGGTAGAGATACAAATGAAAGCTTCCCCGTATTGTCTACGACACCCAACTCCCGTTGCTGTGCCAGAAAAATATGCTCTCCAACGGAGTCCGGTGTGTCGTGCGATACGTGCTGGGACACCACAGCGTGAACGGCACCACTCATGATGGGACAGCGGAGTATATCATCACAACTTGGCCGCTGTTGCGGGTCAAGGGCGAGCATGCGGTCCACGAGCTCAGCAACCTCCGGCGGGTAGTGTGACGGAAGGGGCTGCCGAGCACCGGTAATCACACGCATCATAAGTGTTGTGATGTCACGTGATTCGAAGGGATGACGGAGACTCAGTAGCTCGTACAAAATGCAGCCAAGGGACCATACATCGGAACTGGGGCTGCACACACCTCTTTCTAAGTTCTCCGGCGACATGTATAGCGGTGTGCCACGCATCGCGCCGTTGAAAACTCCGAGTCCATCCTCTCCTAAACTTACGTTTCCTTCCAGTCCTGGCGAAGCTCTAGTGGTTGGTGATGAACGCACCGTACAACCGCCGTCCTCGCTAGACTTTTGCTCTTCCTCCCAGGCATTCTGCCCACTCACTTTTCCACCACGATGTTCTCCTACTTTCCATGCTAGTTTGTCTGTTGCTGGCGTGCGCATCACCTCCGCTACTCCGAAGTCCCCAACAGCCACCTCCTGTGATTGAAGATCGAGGAATATGTTACTTGTTTTCAGGTCACGATGCACAATGCCCTGCGCATGAAGGTATTGCATGGCGAAACACACGCTAGCGAACCATTTCATGACGCTTTCAAGGGGCAAATACTCATCTTTCTCCCGCTGTTGTGCTACGAGGCGGTCGAGGTCCCCACCGTCGTAGTAGTCCATTACTATGCAAAGGTTCTCCTTattgaaaaggaaagcgTCCCGCTGGGCCACGATGAAGGGATGGTTTAGAAGACTCATAACCTCTATCTCACGCACAGCGTCCAGCCGCTGTTGGTCCTGAAACTCAGCGAGGTTAATCCGCTTCATGACGAATACTCCATCGTCAATCGCTCTACGAACTTTGAATACAACACCGAAACTACCCACAGCCATCTTTTCTATGATATGATATTCATTCATCACTTGGTACCTCAACCAcctgctttcctttttatgcCTCTCTATTTCTGCGCACTCAACTTCACAACCGTGTGTCACGCTCACACTTATGACGTGAAAGCCTTAAGGCATACACAAAAAGCAATTTTCCTTCCACCTCTCTCTACGTCAATTTCAACCTCCTCAACCCGTTCAGCTCTCAGTCCGCTAAACCTTTCAGCCCGTTAATAACTTGCCCACAAACGATCGCGGCTCAGCCGGgccctcttctcttctcttttcccctcttgtttttctgtGGCCTTATTTACGCCGACTACTTCACGGCCTCTCCCCCGTGCTTGGCGGAACAAAGAGGGGTTACGGATTTCCTGCCGCTCGCACAACTCACCGTGAGGTGTTACAGTTCCCCCACCCCCAGCTGTTATGATTTGGGAAAGAGTTGAatggcaaagaaaaagatggacAAGAGGCAGGTGAAGCACTCAATAAGGCGACTATAAGGGACAGAAGACAGGGACAGTAACAATAGATCGGCCAAAAGGGGGGAGCTTCTCAGTTGGTGAAACGAAGGAAAGCCGCACTAAAAGCGACTTCAGTTGATgtgagagaaaacaaaacgaaaggggGTTGAAAGACGTTGGCACACGGACAAGGGCATCTGTCGTCCTCTGGGCGTAGCGTAGTGGATGAAAGCTGCCACTCAACGTCGACCAGATGTGCAGCGCAATCATAGGAATGCGGAGTTcagcaaacaaatataaacgtTTTAAAAAATCCTTGTACAAATAGATTCGTTATGCTTAATATAATGAGCACAGATTGGCAAAGGTAAGCGaatattcaaaaaaataaaataagagtTAACTCCTGTGCGCGAGCTTCACCAGGCATGGCAGCCGATCGATAATCTAGACGGCGTCAAACCCAAGCCGGCGTCTCTCCCGATGGAGTGCGAGgcgataacaataatgaagTTTGGCGTCATCGGCAACAGTAGCAGCACCGCGGTAGGGAAGCGGCATTGTACACACGTCGTGCTCGTAGGCTGCGTTGTACCACTTTTCGATCACATCTTGTCTCCCTTCATTGTTCATCTCGTGGATTACAAGACGTGGAGGCTGTTGGCCTAAGCATCCATCGCTCAAGACCTTGAAGCATTGTAGTTCCTCCCAACGCGAGAAGACCCGTGGGGGAAACATTCTTACCTCTTCTGCGCTACAACAATCCAAGTAACAGTAAATGTTGCTCTTGTCAGCATTGACGTCATAGCTAGCGCCCTTACCGCTGCTGCAGATATTCAGAGGGACGCGACCTCTTTTAGAATCGCTGCCCGCTTCGCAATTACCATCGGAACCCACAGCCACAGCAAGTGGTATCCACAATTCACTAAAGTCAGGCACAGTGTTCGTGCTGGCACCCGCTTCGCTCCATGGCGATAGTGGCCGCTCTCCCAGTGAATGCCAACACCGGAATTTATTCCCCACCTGCTCATCACAGTCAGTAATCCGTCCCACCGGTGGCAGCCCCTTCAGGGGGTGTGAAATCCCACGTGATACCGAGCTGGCCGCAAGCTCAGAGCACAGCTGAGCAGCGGACGTCCCCACGAACAGCCACAAACCTGGGAAGTAGCGGTGACGAAGGGGGCGTTTTTTACCGCCGTTAGGGAAAGTCCCATCACAAAACGATTGGTTGTCCTTAAGCTCCCTCAGCTCGTTCATTACAGAGGTTGTTCTCCCTCTGAGGTTTTCGGCTGCAATGTTACGAAGTGTGAGTGTGCGACGCAGTTGCTTTCCGTCAGGAAGCTTGAGCTCCGCATTCTGCGATATGGCTGGCACTACCCACTGCTCGGATGCCCGCCTCAACGCACCACCACGCTTTGCGTGCCTGCGACGCCGATAATTTCGTCTGTCATGTGAGAAGGCTGGATCACAATCGCGGTCATGCGTGGTGTAGGGCACAACTATGCGTTGGAGCTCCTTTCCCCCGGTCCCCACATCTTTCACTCCAAAAAGCACCTCGACTTCATTTCCCACCCTCAAAGGAGGCTGCTGTGGAAACTGCGGATCCGCGACTCCCGTCCTTTGACAATTCGACCCACCGTGCAAGGCAACTTCCTTGATGTGGCACTGTAGAGACGTCACAGTCGATCCTAACCGAGTTGCTTCTATCACACTCTCGAGTAGCAGACACCGCCGCATCGAAGATTGAAGTCGTGACCGCCCATTACCACTACTCAGCAGGCTAGTGTGTGGGATAATGGGCCCATCAAGAATAGCGGCAGCCTCATCAGCGGAATGTGGAGCGGACCACTGCGGCTTCACCAATTGAATGGCTGAAGGTAGGGTCGGTTCGTCGACAAGAAGCTCTGCAGCGGGGGGCAAAGTGACCGCCCGAGACGCACAATGAAATACGGAGAGGGCGTCATGCCAAGTTGTTCTAATGGTACTACCCGCAAGCGCCCGCTGAAGCAGCTTTGAACGGCTACCACAGGCACCAGGGGCACAGCACCGTGGTGTGAGCATCAATAGAAACTCCCCATGCTTGATGAACAGCCACTGAATCACGGTGGTCACCTGCAGTGGTCGCAATAGTGGTGGAGGCTCCACCTCTTCAGAAAAGGAGCCGGCTCCTGGACAAGAGTGctctccctctctgtgtgtcgTTGCATTGACGACTGTACTGCATGCTGGCAAGAGCGGGAGGCGAGACGGCTCCATGGCCGCCACTTCATAGTTGTGTAACATTTCCCTGGCATGTGGCAGAGACCTCAATGGTCTGTGCCTTTGTTCGCTGCTGCTAATACCGCTGGCGGTATATGACCTAAGGACGGCATCGCCTTCGTGTCTCAGTTTGCAAAGCAGCGCCAGTGATACATCACTGCCGTGTCTGTCGGTTTGGTGAACAAACTTCAACGGCATAGCGTTATTGCTGCCGTTTCTCTCGCGGTGGAGGGTCGGAAGTTGCTCCTCTTGTAGGTGAAAGCCAGTAttagaaaaggagagaggtTGACCATATGGGTGAAGGGTTgtatacatttttttcttcggcaAAATCACGCTCGTACGAATATCTCCTACATTCTTCCCGACCGGCACAATGGATGCATAATGAGAAGCAGCGACGCCCCTCCAGGCAGGGAacgaggggaaaagaaaaggtagcATTACACCTCGGAACGGGAGTAATCAACGCGCCCACTACCGCACGCAACAGTGAGA is a window from the Trypanosoma brucei brucei TREU927 chromosome 8, complete sequence genome containing:
- a CDS encoding serine/threonine-protein kinase, putative, which gives rise to MNEYHIIEKMAVGSFGVVFKVRRAIDDGVFVMKRINLAEFQDQQRLDAVREIEVMSLLNHPFIVAQRDAFLFNKENLCIVMDYYDGGDLDRLVAQQREKDEYLPLESVMKWFASVCFAMQYLHAQGIVHRDLKTSNIFLDLQSQEVAVGDFGVAEVMRTPATDKLAWKVGEHRGGKVSGQNAWEEEQKSSEDGGCTVRSSPTTRASPGLEGNVSLGEDGLGVFNGAMRGTPLYMSPENLERGVCSPSSDVWSLGCILYELLSLRHPFESRDITTLMMRVITGARQPLPSHYPPEVAELVDRMLALDPQQRPSCDDILRCPIMSGAVHAVVSQHVSHDTPDSVGEHIFLAQQRELGVVDNTGKLSFVSLPREGHPALPPSQERVQAEARATASLGRLTPPRFFPATPTATCESTAAMPPRAFSCNGGSNVSFGMDFERADEGRRGARSVSNVEDMRHKPIAQIEEEVAWYRQLVQNEMRALKQRRDAAVQRRRLGTNGSTLNGGSVNENKHHTEGDGRTSSWLPALPTQHTVERRSPRQLSQMHSKYPSPRHSEANNCNLNRTPSVGGGEDTSSARPPGGLEASLLARRQLRWDVAVKALGLEVTHNVYNYYRCVDVAERDAVLVMQMVPDRAQWHVLPDVEEVVVIDRLLEGTAVAGPA